The following are encoded in a window of Gloeomargarita sp. SKYB120 genomic DNA:
- the nifK gene encoding nitrogenase molybdenum-iron protein subunit beta — translation MSQNVNAIQDHVQLFHQPEYQELFERKRQFEACPSPEEVQRVAEWTKTWDYREKNFAREAITINPAKACQPLGAIFAAAGFEQTLPFVHGSQGCVAYFRTHLTRNYKEPFAAVSTSMTEDAAVFGGLQNMIEGLMNAYALYKPKMIAVCTTCMAEVIGDDLGAFITTAKNEGALPADVPVPYAHTPSFVGSHIDGYDNMLKAILQTLEGKKGDSTGKLNFIPGFDPYIANIRELRRMLTLMDIPHTILADNSDTFDSPNTGHYVLYHGRTTLQETAQAINAEATVALQAYSTEKTRDFIQTVWQQPTCVLRPFGIQGTDAFLMKLSKLTGKPIPPELEVERGRAVDAMTDSQAWLHGKRFAIYGDPDLVLSLLAFTLEMGMEPVHIVVTNSNEAFEQEAKELLARYPNGGEATVWGGKDLWHLRSLLFTEPVDLLIGNSYGKYLWRDTKTPLVRIGYPIFDRHHLHRYPTLGYQGAINLLNWLVNTVLDELDRQTILPAKTDFSFDLIR, via the coding sequence ATGTCTCAAAACGTCAACGCCATTCAGGACCACGTCCAGCTTTTTCACCAGCCGGAGTACCAGGAACTCTTTGAGCGCAAGCGCCAGTTTGAGGCCTGCCCCAGCCCTGAAGAAGTGCAGCGGGTAGCCGAGTGGACCAAAACCTGGGACTACCGGGAGAAAAACTTCGCCCGCGAGGCCATCACCATCAACCCCGCCAAAGCCTGCCAGCCGCTAGGGGCCATCTTTGCCGCTGCCGGGTTTGAGCAAACGCTGCCCTTTGTGCATGGGTCCCAGGGGTGTGTGGCCTACTTCCGCACCCACCTGACCCGCAACTACAAGGAACCCTTTGCCGCCGTGTCCACTTCCATGACGGAAGATGCAGCGGTGTTTGGGGGACTCCAGAACATGATTGAGGGGCTGATGAACGCCTATGCGCTCTACAAACCCAAGATGATCGCCGTCTGCACCACCTGCATGGCGGAGGTAATTGGGGACGACCTGGGGGCTTTCATCACCACCGCTAAAAACGAGGGGGCGCTTCCGGCTGACGTGCCCGTGCCCTACGCCCATACGCCCAGCTTTGTCGGCTCCCACATTGACGGCTACGACAACATGCTCAAGGCCATCCTGCAGACCCTGGAGGGCAAGAAAGGGGACAGCACGGGCAAATTGAACTTCATTCCTGGCTTTGACCCCTACATCGCCAATATCCGGGAGCTGCGGCGGATGCTCACCCTGATGGACATCCCCCACACCATCCTGGCGGACAATTCCGACACCTTCGATTCACCCAACACCGGCCACTACGTGCTGTACCACGGGCGGACCACGCTGCAGGAGACCGCCCAGGCGATCAACGCGGAGGCCACCGTCGCGTTACAGGCCTACTCCACGGAAAAGACGCGGGATTTCATCCAGACGGTCTGGCAACAGCCCACCTGTGTGCTGCGCCCGTTTGGGATTCAGGGGACGGATGCCTTTTTGATGAAGCTTTCCAAGCTCACCGGCAAACCCATTCCCCCCGAGTTAGAGGTCGAGCGGGGCCGAGCGGTGGATGCGATGACGGACTCCCAGGCCTGGTTGCACGGCAAACGCTTTGCCATCTACGGCGACCCCGACCTGGTGTTGTCCCTGTTGGCGTTCACCCTGGAGATGGGGATGGAACCCGTACACATCGTGGTGACCAACAGCAACGAAGCCTTTGAGCAGGAAGCCAAGGAGCTGTTGGCCCGCTATCCCAACGGTGGGGAAGCAACGGTCTGGGGTGGCAAGGACCTGTGGCACCTGCGCTCGCTGCTGTTTACCGAACCCGTGGACCTGCTGATTGGCAACTCCTACGGCAAATACCTGTGGCGGGATACGAAAACGCCCCTGGTGCGCATTGGTTACCCCATTTTCGACCGGCATCACCTGCACCGCTATCCCACCTTGGGCTACCAAGGGGCGATTAACCTGCTCAACTGGCTGGTGAATACGGTGCTGGACGAACTCGACCGGCAAACCATTCTTCCCGCCAAGACCGACTTCTCCTTTGACCTGATCCGCTGA
- the nifE gene encoding nitrogenase iron-molybdenum cofactor biosynthesis protein NifE, translating into MFRTQINQLLTEPACPHNHHQHGDQKNRSCRQQAKPGAAQGGCAFDGASITLVPITDAAHLVHGPIACAGNSWGTRGSGSSGPLLFRTGFTTDLTEQDIIFGGEKRLYRAIQEIAERYRPAAIFVYCTCVPALTGEDVVAVCQAAREKVGLPVIPVMAPGFVGGKNLGNRLAGEALLEYVIGTGEPPAVGRFAINLIGEYNIAGELWDVLPLFERLGIQVLAKITGDARYREITYAHRAHLNLVICAKALLNVARKMQERYGIPYIEGSFYGLGEMNRCLRQVAQHFQDPDLSARVEALIAEETQRLEQDLAPYRAKLQGKRVVLYTGGVKSWSVIAAAQDLGMRVVASSTRKSTAEDKARIQQLLGDEGVLIEGGGTQELLEVIRRTRADLLIAGGRNQYTALKAGIPFLDINQERHHGYAGYRGLVTLARELTHALYSPVWTHLRQPAPWEEDLRYGSDTST; encoded by the coding sequence ATGTTTCGGACCCAGATCAACCAGCTTTTGACGGAACCGGCTTGCCCCCACAACCACCACCAGCACGGGGACCAGAAAAACCGGAGCTGTCGGCAACAGGCCAAACCGGGGGCGGCCCAGGGTGGATGCGCCTTTGACGGGGCCAGTATTACCCTGGTGCCGATTACCGACGCCGCCCACCTGGTGCATGGCCCCATCGCCTGTGCCGGCAATTCCTGGGGTACGCGCGGGAGTGGGTCGTCCGGCCCCCTGCTGTTTCGGACGGGTTTCACCACCGACCTGACCGAGCAGGACATTATTTTTGGGGGCGAAAAGCGGCTCTACCGGGCCATCCAGGAGATTGCTGAGCGCTACCGGCCCGCCGCCATCTTTGTCTATTGCACCTGCGTGCCGGCCCTGACGGGGGAAGATGTGGTGGCGGTGTGCCAGGCGGCCCGGGAAAAGGTGGGGTTGCCGGTGATTCCCGTCATGGCGCCGGGGTTTGTGGGGGGGAAAAACCTGGGCAATCGTCTGGCTGGGGAAGCCCTGCTGGAGTACGTCATCGGCACGGGGGAACCGCCAGCGGTGGGCCGCTTCGCCATCAATCTCATCGGCGAGTACAACATTGCCGGGGAACTGTGGGACGTCTTGCCCCTGTTTGAGCGGTTGGGGATTCAGGTGCTGGCGAAAATCACCGGCGATGCCCGCTACCGGGAAATCACCTACGCCCACCGCGCCCACTTGAACCTGGTGATCTGCGCCAAGGCCCTGCTGAACGTGGCGCGCAAGATGCAGGAGCGCTACGGCATTCCCTACATCGAGGGCTCGTTTTACGGCCTGGGAGAGATGAACCGCTGCCTGCGGCAAGTGGCCCAGCATTTCCAGGACCCCGACCTGAGCGCACGGGTGGAGGCCCTGATTGCCGAGGAAACCCAGCGTCTGGAGCAGGACCTTGCCCCCTACCGCGCCAAGCTCCAAGGCAAGCGGGTGGTACTCTACACCGGCGGCGTCAAAAGCTGGTCGGTGATTGCGGCGGCCCAGGATTTGGGTATGCGCGTGGTTGCTAGCAGCACTCGCAAAAGCACGGCTGAGGACAAAGCCCGCATCCAGCAACTGTTGGGGGACGAGGGCGTGCTCATCGAAGGCGGCGGCACCCAGGAACTGCTGGAGGTGATTCGTCGCACCCGCGCTGACCTGTTGATTGCCGGCGGTCGCAACCAATACACCGCACTCAAAGCTGGGATTCCCTTTCTGGACATCAACCAGGAACGGCACCACGGTTACGCCGGCTACCGGGGCCTGGTGACCCTGGCGCGGGAGTTGACCCATGCCCTGTACAGCCCCGTGTGGACCCACTTGCGGCAACCGGCTCCCTGGGAGGAGGACCTGCGTTATGGCTCGGATACAAGTACCTGA
- the nifN gene encoding nitrogenase iron-molybdenum cofactor biosynthesis protein NifN, translated as MARIQVPERAVAINPLKLSPPLGAALAFLGIKGALPLLHGSQGCTAFAKVMLVRHFREAIPLATTALTEVSTILGGEDNIRQSLETLLAKAQPQLIGLCSTALAETRGEDIAGILRQLHLPIPVIYACAPDFGGSLSDGYSQAVEAIIRELPQPGPLLADQVTVLAGPDLTPGEVADVKALIQAFGLTPIVIPDLSTSLDGHWANGYHSVTTGGTSLAELRAAGRSAHVLVIGQSLRRAAEQWRERFQVPYTLVPGVTGLAASDDLLRCLMAWSGQSVPALYRQQRRQLLDAMLDTHFYLGGKRVALALEPNQLFVMSHFLASMGMEIQAAVSPTRADWLADLPCETVIVGDLSDLQQHAPGADVLISNCRAAPIAQALGLPLLRMGLPIWDRLGYHLRSYVGYRGTAQLLFDLSNLLLETPHHP; from the coding sequence ATGGCTCGGATACAAGTACCTGAACGCGCCGTTGCGATCAATCCCTTGAAACTCAGCCCGCCGCTGGGGGCTGCCCTGGCTTTCCTGGGCATCAAAGGCGCACTGCCCCTGCTGCACGGTTCCCAAGGGTGTACCGCCTTTGCCAAGGTGATGCTGGTGCGCCATTTCCGGGAGGCGATTCCGCTGGCCACGACGGCGCTCACCGAAGTCAGCACCATCCTGGGGGGCGAGGACAACATCCGCCAGAGCCTGGAAACCCTGCTCGCCAAAGCCCAACCCCAACTCATTGGCCTATGCTCGACCGCTCTTGCCGAAACCCGTGGGGAAGACATTGCCGGCATTTTGCGGCAACTGCACTTGCCCATTCCCGTTATTTACGCCTGCGCGCCGGACTTTGGCGGTTCCCTGAGCGACGGGTACAGCCAAGCGGTGGAGGCCATCATCCGGGAACTCCCCCAACCGGGGCCGCTGCTGGCCGACCAGGTGACAGTGCTGGCGGGTCCCGACCTGACCCCAGGGGAGGTCGCCGACGTGAAGGCCCTGATCCAAGCCTTTGGTTTAACCCCCATCGTCATCCCCGACCTTTCCACATCCTTGGATGGACACTGGGCCAATGGCTACCACAGCGTCACCACCGGGGGCACGTCCCTGGCGGAACTGCGCGCAGCCGGACGCTCTGCTCACGTGCTGGTGATTGGCCAATCCCTGCGCCGGGCTGCCGAGCAATGGCGCGAGCGCTTCCAGGTGCCCTATACCTTGGTGCCGGGGGTGACTGGGCTGGCCGCCAGCGATGACCTGCTGCGCTGCCTGATGGCCTGGAGTGGCCAGAGCGTGCCTGCCCTGTACCGCCAGCAGCGACGACAACTGCTGGATGCCATGCTCGATACCCACTTTTACCTGGGCGGCAAACGGGTAGCTCTGGCTTTGGAACCCAACCAGCTTTTTGTCATGAGTCACTTTTTGGCGAGCATGGGGATGGAAATCCAGGCGGCGGTCTCCCCCACGCGGGCCGACTGGTTAGCGGACCTGCCCTGCGAAACGGTCATTGTTGGCGACCTGAGCGACTTGCAACAGCACGCCCCTGGCGCCGATGTACTCATCAGCAATTGCCGTGCAGCGCCGATTGCTCAGGCGTTGGGCCTGCCCCTGTTGCGCATGGGCCTGCCGATTTGGGACCGGTTGGGCTATCACCTGCGTTCCTACGTGGGTTACCGGGGCACCGCCCAGTTGCTATTTGACTTGAGCAATTTGCTCTTGGAAACTCCCCATCACCCCTAG
- the nifX gene encoding nitrogen fixation protein NifX has translation MKVAFATTDGEHINAHFGWARLLSVYEVTPEGYRLVEHHPFPTGTEDGNEDKLVPKLEFLKTHPDCKIVYVAAIGGSAAARLVNQGVMPVKSRSEADPISATLDHLVRTLQGNPPPWLRKALGTKPAFTED, from the coding sequence ATGAAAGTTGCCTTTGCCACCACCGACGGGGAACACATCAACGCCCACTTTGGCTGGGCCAGGCTCCTGTCGGTGTACGAAGTCACGCCCGAGGGCTATCGCCTGGTGGAGCACCACCCTTTTCCTACCGGCACCGAAGACGGCAACGAGGACAAGCTCGTGCCGAAGCTGGAATTTCTCAAAACCCACCCTGACTGCAAGATTGTGTACGTCGCCGCGATTGGGGGGAGTGCTGCCGCCCGCCTGGTCAACCAGGGGGTGATGCCAGTGAAATCCCGCTCAGAAGCCGACCCCATCTCGGCCACCCTGGACCACCTGGTGCGCACCCTGCAGGGCAACCCACCCCCCTGGTTACGTAAAGCCCTCGGCACCAAACCCGCTTTTACGGAGGACTAG
- a CDS encoding NifX-associated nitrogen fixation protein, with protein sequence MSTTTSPIVASPFLQTLVAQYRAQDPYGIYASWSDERFLQPYVLTKEQKRQISLDQPVDPATRERITRFYSAIARLIEQQRGKLTQVVISLHDEGFGWALIFSGRLLLVARPLRDAQRFGFASLEQMAQAGEKDVQNALALIDRFPAVTEV encoded by the coding sequence ATGAGCACCACCACCAGCCCCATCGTGGCATCTCCTTTTTTACAAACTCTTGTGGCCCAATACCGCGCCCAGGACCCCTACGGCATTTACGCTTCCTGGAGCGACGAGCGTTTCCTGCAACCCTACGTGCTCACCAAAGAACAGAAGCGCCAGATTTCCCTAGACCAGCCGGTGGACCCCGCCACCCGCGAGCGCATCACCCGCTTTTACAGCGCCATTGCCCGTCTCATTGAGCAGCAGCGGGGTAAGCTCACGCAGGTGGTGATTTCCCTCCACGACGAGGGCTTTGGCTGGGCCTTGATTTTCAGCGGGCGACTGTTGCTGGTGGCCCGTCCTCTGCGGGATGCCCAGCGCTTTGGGTTTGCGTCCCTGGAGCAGATGGCCCAGGCGGGTGAAAAGGACGTGCAAAATGCCCTGGCGCTCATTGACCGCTTTCCTGCTGTTACGGAGGTGTAG
- the nifW gene encoding nitrogenase-stabilizing/protective protein NifW yields the protein MTGTWEQFQRLTDAEDYFHFFGLPYDPRVVNVYRLHILRKFGLLKEAIDQQTTDLQERLTHYRTALETAYQTFLTSSAQEQKLFKVFQQPAPHVVLLSDLVEAPTHG from the coding sequence ATGACCGGCACTTGGGAGCAATTCCAACGGCTGACTGACGCCGAAGATTACTTCCACTTCTTTGGGCTGCCCTATGACCCGCGGGTGGTCAACGTCTACCGCCTGCACATCCTGCGCAAGTTTGGCCTGCTCAAAGAGGCCATTGACCAGCAAACGACCGACCTGCAGGAGCGGCTCACGCATTACCGCACGGCGCTGGAGACCGCCTACCAGACCTTTCTTACTTCTTCAGCCCAGGAGCAAAAGCTGTTCAAGGTATTCCAGCAACCCGCTCCCCACGTGGTGCTGCTATCCGACCTCGTCGAGGCGCCCACCCATGGTTGA